The genomic interval TTGAGAAAACACTCCCCATACAAAAAGCCCAAGAAGCAAAGGAGCGAGTGTGCAAAGAAAAAGTGAGAATCTATCCTGCACGAAGCCATTAAATTCGCGTCTGAAAAAATGGATAAGATGTGTTAAGTAGGCTTTTTTATATTTCACTCAATGTCCTTGCTTAATTGAGCAGCTTTTTCACATTTTAAAAGCCATACAAAAACTTCCACCACAGCATTATACATCTCCGGTGGAATATGAGAATCAAGAGGGATTTCCAAAAGAGAATCCACAAGTAGCGGATTACTAAAAAGTGGCACATCAAATTCTTGTGCTTTGGCGATGATTTTGAGAGCAAGTTCATTTTTGCCTTTTGCTACGACACGAGGGGCGCTGTCATTTTGTGCGTTATAAGCAAGTGCAACAGCTTTCTTATCTTTCATTTTTTACCTTAATACCCGAGTGAGAGTGTATCAATATCACGCCAAGAAAGAGGTTTGTTGAAGTTATGTGTAGTGCCAAAAATAGATTTAAGTGTGCTTACTACGCTGCGCGTGATAATATCTGTTTCAATATTAAGCCTTCTGCCTACTTTAAATTTCCCAAAAAGCGTATTTTGCAATGTATGAGGGATAAGTGTGAGTTTAAAGGCTTTATCATTGCATTCTATTGCTGTGAGGCTTATGCCCTCTACGCATACCGAGCCTTTAGGGATAATCAGAGATAGAATCTGCGGGGAAGATTGTATCCAAAAATCGCTTGAATCTGCGTGGTGCTCAATATGGCTGATGCACCCTATCGCATCAATATGCCCTTGCACAATGTGCCCATCGAATCTATCACCCACTTGTAAAGCTGGCTCTAAATGCACAAATGCACCTTGTGTATAGTTTTCAAGCGCTATACTTTGTTGTGTGTGTTGGCTTAATTCCATTGTTATGCCATTTTCAAAAAGTTTCATAGCTGTTAAACACGCGCCATTAATAGCAATAGAATCCCCAAGTTGTGCCTTATAAGGTGTGATAATTTCAAGAGTATTATTTGTGAAACTCTTTACTTGGGCGATTTGACGAACTAATCCACTAAACATTAAAATTCCTTAGTTTGTTAAAGATAATTATGTTAGAATCTTGGCTTTATTCTAGCACAATTAGTATAATTTTAAGGATTTTTGGGCGTATGAGTGCAAATTTTAGATATATGGTAGATACACATTGTCATTTGGATTCTCAAAGTTTTGAGAATGATTTAGAGCAAGTAATTGCGCGTGCGTATGAGCAAAATGTCGCTAAAATCATTATTCCAGGTGCAGATATACGCACATTACCCCTTGCACAAAATATCGCTCATACTTATCCTAATGTATATTTTGCTGCAGGAGTGCATCCTAATGAGATTGTTGATTTTGATATAAAGGTGCTTGAAGAGTATGCAAAAGATGAAAAGTGTATTGCTATTGGAGAGTGTGGGTTAGATTATTATCGTTTGTCTGAAATATCACAAAACGAAAATGAAAAAGAGACAATAAAGCAACAACAAAAGCAATGCTTTATCGCACAAATTGAACTTGCTTTAAATTTACAAAAGCCGCTTATTGTGCATATTAGAGAAGCAAGCGCAGATAGCTTTGAGATTTTACAGGCTTATCCTCAGGCGCGTGGAGTGTTGCATTGCTATAATGCAGATAGAATCTTGCTTAAACTAAGTGAGCGATTTTATTATGGAATCGGTGGAGTTTGCACCTTTAAAAATGCTCGGCGAATTATTGAAGCGCTTCCGCTTATACCAAAGGAACGCATTGTGCTTGAAACTGATGCACCTTATCTCACGCCTCACCCATATAGGGGGACGCGCAATGAGCCGCATTATATTCCATTGATTATGCGTCAAATTGCTCAAGTGCTTGGTATGAGTGAAGAGGAAGTGATAGATATAAGCACACACAACGCTATTACGCTTTTTAAAGAGATTCAATAAAGAAAGAGGAAGGAATGCCAATGAAAAATGCAAAGTGTCATATATGTTTGATAATTTTTGCTTTATTTTGTGTAGTAAATGTGTCATTGAGCGATGAAAATGGTTTTTATACAATGACACATAATAGAAGTGCAAATAATGTGCTTAATTCATTCGGGGTACATACAGCTTTTATTGCGACTATCGCAGATGATGCAAGAGCACAGAAAATACAAGAGAAATGGAAGTATTTTGTGCAACGTTTTGAGCATAGTTATGAATTTATCCCTACATTAAAAAATATGATGGCGCGAGAGCAGATTCCTCAAGAGTTTTTATTTCTTGCTATGGCAGAATCCGAATTTGCCCCGAGTGCAAAAAGCTCTAAAAAAGCCATAGGTATTTGGCAGATTATGCCAGCAACGGGTAAAAGTTTAGGCTTAGAAATTAATTCATATATTGATGAGCGTAGAGATCCGATTAAAAGCACAGAGGCAGCAATAAAGTATCTTAAATATCTTTATGATGCCACAGGTGAATGGTATTTGGCAGCAATGGCATATAATTGTGGGCTTGGACGCTTAAAGCGAGGCATTGAAGAGGCAGGAGGCGATAAGCGCATTGAAACGCTGCTTGATGATGAGGCTCAATATATTCCAGCTGAAACACGCAATTATATTCGCACAATTTTGGCTATGAGTTTGCTTTTTAATGATGTAGATTTTCTTAAAGCGCAAAATGCTGATTATTTACTTAATCGTGGGGCAACAGATAGTATTACAAGTGTGAGCATTAGGGGTGGAACATCATTAAGTGCGATTGCAAAAAGTGCGAGGATTCCATTAGGTGAATTACAAAAGTATAATCGTCATTTTACGCGTTCTTTGCTTCCACAGGGTAATAAGCGCTATAATGTCTATATTCCTTATGATAAGCTGCGCACTTTTAAGAGATATTTTAATGAAAAAAGCTATCCTCAAGCTTCATTTATAACCCATATTGTGCAAAAGGGCGAGAATCTAGGTTCTATTGCACGGAATTATAAAATTTCGCTCAATCAACTACAAGCGGCAAATAATATCAAAGGTTCACATATCGCAATTAATCAAAAGCTCATAATTCCTGTGCTCAAAGGCAAATCTACGACGATTGCCGATAATAGGTAGAGTAAAGGAATAGAATGAAAGGTCTAAAAAAAATACAAATTGCTATAAGTTTAAGTGTGTTGTGTGGGCTGTTTTGGGGTTGTTT from Helicobacter hepaticus ATCC 51449 carries:
- a CDS encoding EscU/YscU/HrcU family type III secretion system export apparatus switch protein, with amino-acid sequence MKDKKAVALAYNAQNDSAPRVVAKGKNELALKIIAKAQEFDVPLFSNPLLVDSLLEIPLDSHIPPEMYNAVVEVFVWLLKCEKAAQLSKDIE
- the ribE gene encoding riboflavin synthase, whose amino-acid sequence is MFSGLVRQIAQVKSFTNNTLEIITPYKAQLGDSIAINGACLTAMKLFENGITMELSQHTQQSIALENYTQGAFVHLEPALQVGDRFDGHIVQGHIDAIGCISHIEHHADSSDFWIQSSPQILSLIIPKGSVCVEGISLTAIECNDKAFKLTLIPHTLQNTLFGKFKVGRRLNIETDIITRSVVSTLKSIFGTTHNFNKPLSWRDIDTLSLGY
- a CDS encoding TatD family hydrolase; this encodes MVDTHCHLDSQSFENDLEQVIARAYEQNVAKIIIPGADIRTLPLAQNIAHTYPNVYFAAGVHPNEIVDFDIKVLEEYAKDEKCIAIGECGLDYYRLSEISQNENEKETIKQQQKQCFIAQIELALNLQKPLIVHIREASADSFEILQAYPQARGVLHCYNADRILLKLSERFYYGIGGVCTFKNARRIIEALPLIPKERIVLETDAPYLTPHPYRGTRNEPHYIPLIMRQIAQVLGMSEEEVIDISTHNAITLFKEIQ
- a CDS encoding lytic transglycosylase domain-containing protein gives rise to the protein MKNAKCHICLIIFALFCVVNVSLSDENGFYTMTHNRSANNVLNSFGVHTAFIATIADDARAQKIQEKWKYFVQRFEHSYEFIPTLKNMMAREQIPQEFLFLAMAESEFAPSAKSSKKAIGIWQIMPATGKSLGLEINSYIDERRDPIKSTEAAIKYLKYLYDATGEWYLAAMAYNCGLGRLKRGIEEAGGDKRIETLLDDEAQYIPAETRNYIRTILAMSLLFNDVDFLKAQNADYLLNRGATDSITSVSIRGGTSLSAIAKSARIPLGELQKYNRHFTRSLLPQGNKRYNVYIPYDKLRTFKRYFNEKSYPQASFITHIVQKGENLGSIARNYKISLNQLQAANNIKGSHIAINQKLIIPVLKGKSTTIADNR